CAAAAGTGGTTTGGAGAATATTAGAAACGTCCACCAGAGCTGTATATGATATAGGAAGAACTTGCCCATGGTATTGTTGAGGGCGTGATTAAGTTTCAGGCCAGCTGGTACGCCCATCAACCAATTAATCAAGTCCTTGAGAGTCTCTACGACtttctgttaaataaaaaaaatttaattattaaaggtAATAGAAATGGAATTAGAAATGTACCAATATTCAACTTTATGTAATATAGACAATTGAGTCTTTCATtcattttaaatcgtttttcaaaattaaattaaataatttaaattaaatttaaatcaaatttctattaaaaagacACAAGTTCGAATTTGTTCACGTACGTGAACATCTAAACTTACCTCCGCATTGTTCAGAAGAAGCTGTGATGGCTGATCCTCGATATAATATCGCAATAATCGCAATATGAAGATTCCTAGCGCTATATCTATCACAATTGCCAGTGCGTAGTTTCCCGTTTTCAGTTTAAAATTTCCGTTCCGCACGACCGTTACCAGCATCCATTTGACGTTCTCCAGCCAGTCATAAACGTGCAGGCCAAGGGAAGAGTACTTCAAGACTGGTAACAATCTCTCCGTTACCTTGGACAGCAACAAGACAGGATACAAATAGAGGGACATGTGATAAGTTAGCAGAGCCTCCCAGGTACGCACGAATCTAGACTTATTCCTCAGCTCGTCCTTGCTCTGGATGAGCCTTGCAAGTTCATAAAAGTGATCCCCTGACGCTGTGCTGCTCTCAAACAATTCTGTTTCCTGCAACGCTCGCTGATCATACACAACGATCATCGTGCGCATCGCCAATAGATccgtttttttattgttgagaACAATATTCATCAGCTGATACCCGTCGTCCTGGCGATCCTCGCAAGATCTCGTCGCGATGTGTACCCAATTTGGATACATACGTTCCAAGGGCTCCTCAATCGCGTCGTTCCCATTGGAATAATATCCGATAACGCTTAATGTAGATTTAGTTAACTCTACCGAGGCCGTCTTACGCAAACTGACGACGTAGAACTTTTTCAGGTCACTGCAGGAATCGTGTATCACTTTACCAAGCACGTAGCCGGACTGCTCGGTGCGCAACGTTTGcggaataaatattaacaaattgcTTGTCATTTTTACAGCTGAGAGAACCATTTATCTATTATGTTTTTCCTCTTGTTACTTGGATTTCCATATTTCAAGAGAGACACAGTCTTGTATCCAATTActacaagtatttaaaaaaacatttaaaaacattgtcATTGCTggcaataaattaattgtataagcCATTAGCTCAACTTACCCAACCTTGTACAGTAGGAAACAAATTTGAATCTTATAATTGCTGAAAAGGCAATAGTAATTGAACTGTCTTGTGGCCAATTTTCAGTTTTGACATGTACagattattttctcttttattttgataaaacagcGCCACGTTAACTTGTAAATGTTTTGTAAACTAACCTCTTCATTTGTTTACTTTTACTACAAATCCTAGATACTACTTAATTACATATTCCTATTAATTACAAACTTCTACATTAGTCGATTTGAATATTTATCGTTAGAAACTCgcgtgtataaataaaaatctttttttattttaaaaacggaGTGAGGTCAGAAAATTACGACCGTCAACAACTCTCGGTCCTATTCAGTTCGATTTTCATCAGGCCGTTCCTTTAGCTGAATTTTCTGCACCGTACCAACTATCGTTAAtttctccctctccttctctttctgtCTCCCGTGGGTTTAGGTTAGTCATATCTTTCAACCGCATGGTGTGCGGGTTCTTTTCTCGGGGGTTTCGGCGATTGAATCGGACGTTGGTCGGACGTGGTCGGACGCAAAGTGCTCGACATGATTCCGGGTGCACAGATTCAGCGACCAACCGCTGGGAAACGTCACTCCGGTTTGTGCGTTAATATAGATcccattaacgtgaaaaagctGGAGCGTAGACTGAGAAAACAGCAGAAGGAAAAGGCTGACGGTGAATATGTAGATGATTCTAGTTCAGATATATAGATTTGTTTATCTTAGCATTTCACTTTGTCTTCTGCGTAGAAATGTATTCATTACCACGTTACATTGATCTTGTTGTCAACGTTGTCACTACACACAGATTTCTTCTACATAACATTCTCTTTGAAGAGTAAACaagaaattcataaatatttattaaaaatataaaatattttagctaAAAATAACGAATGTTAGTAAAAGTTTTTACAG
This genomic window from Solenopsis invicta isolate M01_SB chromosome 13, UNIL_Sinv_3.0, whole genome shotgun sequence contains:
- the LOC105208130 gene encoding phosphatidylinositol N-acetylglucosaminyltransferase subunit Q isoform X1 yields the protein MVLSAVKMTSNLLIFIPQTLRTEQSGYVLGKVIHDSCSDLKKFYVVSLRKTASVELTKSTLSVIGYYSNGNDAIEEPLERMYPNWVHIATRSCEDRQDDGYQLMNIVLNNKKTDLLAMRTMIVVYDQRALQETELFESSTASGDHFYELARLIQSKDELRNKSRFVRTWEALLTYHMSLYLYPVLLLSKVTERLLPVLKYSSLGLHVYDWLENVKWMLVTVVRNGNFKLKTGNYALAIVIDIALGIFILRLLRYYIEDQPSQLLLNNAEKVVETLKDLINWLMGVPAGLKLNHALNNTMGKFFLYHIQLWWTFLIFSKPLLDLAFEVLLLFGRLGITFQISIIADLLALVSFHTYCIYVYAARLFNIQLKGITALFRLFLGKKKNPLRERVDSCQYQTDQLFVGTLSFTILLFLMPTTWVYYTVFTLLRLVSIAFSGFLTRLKFYLQVMPVYTFWKWLLRSYSTCSIVDIRLHPCCTEELTVLSMTMVVAPWRLTWKKCIPDTISCHPAIEWCTILNNIIWGHLLYPL
- the LOC105208130 gene encoding uncharacterized protein LOC105208130 isoform X2, whose product is MVLSAVKMTSNLLIFIPQTLRTEQSGYVLGKVIHDSCSDLKKFYVVSLRKTASVELTKSTLSVIGYYSNGNDAIEEPLERMYPNWVHIATRSCEDRQDDGYQLMNIVLNNKKTDLLAMRTMIVVYDQRALQETELFESSTASGDHFYELARLIQSKDELRNKSRFVRTWEALLTYHMSLYLYPVLLLSKVTERLLPVLKYSSLGLHVYDWLENVKWMLVTVVRNGNFKLKTGNYALAIVIDIALGIFILRLLRYYIEDQPSQLLLNNAEKVVETLKDLINWLMGVPAGLKLNHALNNTMGKFFLYHIQLWWTFLIFSKPLLDLAFEVLLLFGRLGITFQISIIADLLALALQYSVKRNHSSLQTFSWEEEESFAREGGLLSVSNGPAVRRDAVVHHSSVPNAHNVGVLHCIHTAQISVNCIQWLSDQAEVLSASYACLHFLEVVTTILQHLQHR